Proteins encoded together in one Pseudoroseomonas cervicalis window:
- a CDS encoding EAL domain-containing protein — translation MRRIYTCLAEEHDPVLLLAAALLCLIGATVSLGLLHRARRARPEARAGWLLLGGLAVGASIWCTHFVAMLGYQPGFGLGFRLLPTLGSLLLAVVSGTAALAVAAGPWALAAPLGGALFGLGTWAMHLLGLSAYGDAGVLRFSPLLLGASLLFGMALGALALMGKRARPGPAGWFGGGVLLAASVLSLHVTGMAAIRLLPLPLQDPDSAESSLGLAVVSVALMVFAAALAALLIDRRAEEEGEQRLRRLADAAMEGLAVVQEGRIVEANHSFQALCGRTRAALLGQPLPGALLEMAEAGEAGWLRHADGSRIEVALQLREGLPEPGFRVFVLRDLRPQRAQEARLDHMARHDALTGLPNRARFAEMLEQALAEARGRHGLALLRLGLNGLKTVNGLHGHAAGDAALRAYARALAARLPEAGLARLGGDEFAALLPFRDEAELQERLPRIAALTVPVGGKAGAGPLGTGIGAAIGAALYPEDAGEAEALMAYADIALQRAKALPGRPPCFHDAAQDARLQQRRRLAQDLAGALAEGQFFLVFQPQMVLASGQLCGHEALLRWHHPQLGLVPPDHFIPLAEESGLILPLGAWTLRQACAAAAAEPRLGKVAVNLSPLQFRDEGLPALVAATLAETGLPPQRLELEITESAMMQEMARALEMLRQLQGLGIGIAMDDFGTGYSSLGTLRAFPFHKIKLDRSFMREIGESPAALAILRAVLDMGQGLGVPVLAEGVETPAQRDRLREEGCAEAQGYLFGRPLPLAELFPSPTPAAA, via the coding sequence ATGCGGCGGATCTACACCTGCCTGGCGGAGGAGCATGATCCGGTCCTGCTGCTGGCGGCGGCCCTGCTCTGCCTGATCGGCGCCACCGTCTCGCTCGGCCTGCTGCACCGCGCCCGGCGCGCCCGGCCGGAGGCGCGCGCCGGCTGGCTGCTGCTGGGCGGGCTGGCGGTCGGCGCCAGCATCTGGTGCACGCATTTCGTCGCCATGCTGGGCTACCAGCCGGGCTTCGGCCTGGGCTTCCGCCTGCTGCCGACGCTGGGCTCGCTGCTGCTGGCCGTGGTCTCGGGCACCGCGGCGCTGGCGGTGGCGGCCGGGCCCTGGGCGCTGGCGGCGCCGCTCGGCGGGGCGCTGTTCGGCCTCGGCACCTGGGCGATGCATCTGCTCGGGCTCAGCGCCTATGGCGATGCCGGGGTGCTGCGCTTCTCCCCCCTGCTGCTCGGCGCCTCGCTGCTGTTCGGCATGGCGCTCGGCGCGCTGGCGCTGATGGGCAAGCGGGCGCGGCCGGGGCCGGCCGGCTGGTTCGGCGGCGGCGTGCTGCTGGCCGCCTCGGTGCTGTCGCTGCATGTCACCGGCATGGCGGCGATCCGGCTGCTGCCGCTGCCGCTGCAGGACCCGGATTCGGCCGAATCCTCGCTCGGCCTCGCCGTGGTCAGCGTGGCGCTGATGGTCTTCGCCGCCGCCCTGGCCGCGCTGCTGATCGACCGCCGGGCCGAGGAGGAGGGCGAGCAGCGGCTGCGCCGCCTGGCCGATGCGGCGATGGAGGGGCTGGCGGTGGTGCAGGAGGGGCGCATCGTCGAGGCCAATCACAGCTTCCAGGCGCTGTGCGGCCGCACGCGCGCGGCGCTGCTGGGCCAGCCCCTGCCGGGGGCGCTGCTGGAGATGGCCGAGGCCGGCGAGGCCGGCTGGCTGCGCCATGCGGATGGCAGCCGCATCGAGGTGGCGCTGCAGCTGCGCGAGGGGCTGCCGGAGCCGGGCTTCCGCGTCTTCGTGCTGCGCGACCTCAGGCCGCAGCGGGCGCAGGAGGCGCGGCTGGACCACATGGCGCGGCATGACGCGCTGACCGGCCTGCCCAACCGCGCCCGCTTCGCCGAGATGCTGGAGCAGGCCCTGGCCGAGGCGCGCGGCCGGCACGGGCTGGCGCTGCTGCGGCTCGGGCTGAACGGGCTGAAGACGGTGAACGGGCTGCATGGCCATGCCGCCGGCGATGCGGCGCTGCGCGCCTATGCCCGCGCCCTGGCGGCGCGGCTGCCGGAGGCGGGGCTGGCGCGGCTCGGCGGCGATGAATTCGCCGCCCTGCTGCCCTTCCGCGACGAGGCCGAGCTGCAGGAGCGGCTGCCGCGCATCGCCGCCCTGACCGTGCCGGTGGGCGGCAAGGCCGGGGCGGGCCCGCTCGGCACCGGCATCGGCGCCGCGATCGGCGCCGCCCTCTACCCGGAGGATGCGGGCGAGGCGGAGGCGCTGATGGCCTATGCCGACATCGCGCTGCAGCGCGCCAAGGCGCTGCCGGGGCGGCCGCCCTGCTTCCATGACGCGGCCCAGGATGCGCGGCTGCAGCAGCGTCGGCGGCTGGCGCAGGACCTGGCCGGGGCGCTGGCCGAGGGGCAGTTCTTCCTGGTGTTCCAGCCGCAGATGGTGCTGGCCAGCGGCCAGCTCTGCGGGCATGAGGCGCTGCTGCGCTGGCACCATCCGCAGCTCGGCCTGGTGCCGCCGGACCATTTCATCCCGCTGGCCGAGGAGAGCGGGCTGATCCTGCCGCTCGGCGCCTGGACGCTGCGCCAGGCCTGCGCCGCCGCGGCGGCGGAGCCGCGGCTGGGCAAGGTGGCGGTCAACCTCTCGCCGCTGCAATTCCGCGATGAGGGGCTGCCCGCCCTGGTCGCCGCCACCCTGGCCGAGACCGGGCTGCCGCCGCAGCGGCTGGAACTCGAGATCACCGAGAGCGCCATGATGCAGGAGATGGCCCGCGCGCTGGAAATGCTGCGGCAGCTGCAGGGCTTGGGCATCGGCATCGCCATGGATGATTTCGGCACCGGCTATTCCTCGCTGGGGACGCTGCGCGCCTTCCCCTTCCACAAGATCAAGCTGGACCGCAGCTTCATGCGCGAGATCGGCGAGAGCCCGGCGGCGCTGGCCATCCTGCGGGCGGTGCTGGATATGGGCCAGGGGCTCGGCGTGCCGGTGCTGGCCGAAGGGGTGGAGACACCAGCGCAGCGCGACCGGCTGCGCGAGGAAGGCTGCGCCGAGGCGCAGGGCTATCTGTTCGGCCGCCCGTTGCCGCTGGCCGAGCTGTTCCCCAGCCCCACCCCCGCCGCCGCCTGA
- a CDS encoding SDR family NAD(P)-dependent oxidoreductase: MLILVTGATAGFGAAIARRFAQDGARIIAIGRRAERLQALAGELGRDRVLPLPLDLRDSDAIAPAIAGLPAEWSEIDLLVNNAGLALGLEPAQRASLSDWQTMIDTNVKGLVAMTHAVLPGMVARDRGHVVNIGSTAGEWPYPGGNVYGATKAFVRQFSLNLRADLFGTKIRVTDIEPGLVGGTEFSNVRFGDDAKAAAVYDGTDPLTPDDIADAVHWVATRPARVNVNTLQLMPVCQSFGPLRIHR; the protein is encoded by the coding sequence ATGCTGATCCTCGTCACCGGCGCCACCGCCGGCTTCGGCGCCGCCATCGCCCGCCGCTTCGCCCAGGACGGCGCCCGCATCATCGCCATCGGCCGCCGCGCCGAGCGGCTGCAGGCGCTGGCCGGGGAGCTGGGCCGCGACCGCGTGCTGCCCCTGCCGCTCGATCTGCGCGACAGCGACGCCATCGCCCCCGCCATCGCCGGCCTGCCGGCCGAATGGTCGGAGATCGACCTGCTGGTAAACAATGCCGGCCTGGCGCTGGGGCTGGAGCCGGCGCAGCGCGCCAGCCTGTCCGACTGGCAGACCATGATCGACACCAACGTCAAGGGCCTGGTCGCCATGACCCATGCGGTGCTGCCCGGCATGGTGGCGCGCGACCGCGGCCATGTCGTCAATATCGGCTCCACCGCCGGCGAATGGCCCTATCCGGGCGGCAATGTCTATGGCGCGACCAAGGCCTTCGTCCGCCAGTTCAGCCTGAACCTGCGCGCCGACCTGTTCGGCACCAAAATCCGCGTCACCGATATCGAGCCCGGCCTGGTCGGCGGCACCGAATTCTCCAATGTCCGCTTCGGCGACGATGCCAAGGCCGCCGCCGTCTATGACGGCACCGACCCGCTGACGCCCGACGACATCGCCGACGCCGTGCACTGGGTGGCGACGCGCCCGGCCCGGGTGAACGTCAACACGCTGCAGCTGATGCCGGTCTGCCAGAGCTTCGGGCCGCTGCGCATCCACCGCTGA